In Ignavibacteria bacterium, one DNA window encodes the following:
- a CDS encoding gamma carbonic anhydrase family protein — translation MIGSRLEKVEFDNCISYNGVSPAIGENVFIASGVKIIGDVTIGDNSSVWFNSVIRGDINYIKIGSYTNVQDSSVIHLTKDKPVEIGNYVTIGHAVKLHACTLKDYTLIGIGAIVLDGAVISEYSFIAAGALVPQNTIVPSGKLIAGVPGKIIRELREDELKYIHQSALNYQNYTEQMKKSLNKF, via the coding sequence ATGATTGGCAGCCGCCTCGAAAAAGTTGAGTTTGACAATTGCATCTCTTACAATGGAGTAAGCCCTGCAATAGGTGAAAATGTTTTTATTGCATCTGGAGTGAAAATAATCGGTGATGTAACAATTGGAGACAATAGCAGTGTATGGTTCAACTCCGTAATTCGCGGTGACATTAACTATATTAAGATCGGATCCTATACAAATGTTCAAGATAGTTCGGTGATTCACTTAACTAAAGACAAACCTGTGGAAATCGGAAATTATGTAACAATTGGTCATGCCGTTAAACTGCACGCATGCACATTGAAAGATTACACATTGATCGGAATTGGTGCAATCGTTTTGGATGGAGCGGTAATTTCAGAATATTCGTTCATTGCTGCTGGCGCACTTGTACCGCAGAATACAATTGTCCCTTCTGGTAAATTAATCGCTGGTGTCCCCGGTAAAATAATTAGAGAATTACGCGAGGATGAACTGAAATACATACATCAGTCTGCACTTAATTATCAAAATTACACTGAACAAATGAAGAAATCTTTAAATAAATTTTAA
- the ybeY gene encoding rRNA maturation RNase YbeY has product MLSHWLKRFWVVIKQRRTEITIVDDKNFRVRKSVLKLIVFEFLSVSNKIFNRLSINFVESEKLFDLNKKFLNHNTDTDIITFSYTESEPFETEIFISYKMAKINAQKFNISIEDEILRLIIHGILHTIGFRDKTSKQKKIIREEENKILTKLKKKKFIEKMNLGSVSH; this is encoded by the coding sequence TTGCTCTCTCATTGGCTGAAGAGGTTTTGGGTAGTGATAAAACAAAGAAGAACTGAGATTACAATTGTTGACGATAAAAATTTTAGAGTAAGGAAAAGTGTATTAAAGCTAATCGTATTTGAATTTTTATCGGTATCAAATAAAATATTTAACAGATTATCTATAAATTTTGTCGAATCCGAAAAGCTATTTGATTTAAATAAAAAATTTCTTAATCATAATACAGACACTGATATAATTACATTTTCATATACGGAATCTGAACCGTTTGAAACAGAAATTTTCATTTCGTACAAAATGGCGAAAATAAATGCCCAGAAATTTAATATATCAATCGAGGATGAAATACTGCGACTGATAATTCATGGAATTTTGCATACAATTGGATTTCGTGATAAAACCTCAAAGCAGAAAAAAATAATCCGAGAAGAAGAGAATAAAATTCTAACTAAATTAAAAAAGAAAAAATTTATCGAGAAGATGAATTTAGGATCAGTATCGCATTGA
- the topA gene encoding type I DNA topoisomerase, protein MARNLVLVESPSKAKTISKYLGKNYVVEATVGHIRDLPKTTLGIDLENGFKPKIVTIRGKSDVLKKIKSLSQKSKKIFIATDPDREGEAIAQDICEIIKNGEENIHRVLFNEITERGVKEGMDSPHKIDEKLVNSQRARRVMDRIIGYQISPLLWNHMHLIEHSSESALSAGRVQSVALRIICEREVEINSFIPIEHWSIIGTFETEKNEKFSAKLLNYKGKSYKLPESATVDEKYLNEFYKNYFFIKNESEAQNILEDCKNQNYKITRLDKKIVNRNPAAPFITSTLQQEASRKLYLRPRQTMMHAQKLYEGIELGKDGLVGLITYMRTDSTRLNEESVQSARDFIGINYGKEYLPDKPKVYSSKKSNVQDAHEAIRPTNLKYTPEYVKSFLSKEQLKLYELIWNRFLACQMNPAKFEQTSLDITGGEFLFRASGSTLLFRGFLAVYDENGEQNQEEEDIDEKTNRIPSGLFENQNLTLNEINKNQHFTKPPPRFSESTLVKELDNLGIGRPSTYASIISTLYDRSYVEQQERKLLPTDLGVKVNRLLVEHFEHIFNVKFTALMEKELDDIAEGTNKYENVLSDFYIPFKEDLQEAEKKIEKPKCEQCGSDMMIRMGRFGRFLACTNYPECKNLKSLREMSPTQPEVLEYKCPKCNSDLVIRNSKFGRFIGCTKYPDCDYTKSITLEIKCPRCSEGEIVQRMTKRKRVFYGCSNYPNCDYASWDRPTNQICPNCKKDLLVTKFKSGKENILCNSCKFTLNEENE, encoded by the coding sequence ATGGCTAGAAATCTGGTTTTAGTGGAATCACCTTCCAAAGCCAAGACAATAAGTAAGTACCTCGGGAAGAATTATGTCGTTGAAGCGACAGTTGGACACATACGCGATCTCCCAAAAACGACTTTAGGAATTGATTTAGAAAACGGATTCAAACCTAAAATTGTAACTATTCGTGGTAAATCTGACGTCTTAAAAAAAATCAAATCGCTTTCTCAAAAATCGAAAAAAATATTTATTGCGACCGACCCTGATAGAGAGGGAGAAGCGATAGCTCAAGATATTTGCGAGATAATTAAAAATGGGGAAGAGAATATTCATCGTGTCCTTTTCAACGAAATCACTGAGAGGGGAGTAAAAGAGGGGATGGACTCACCGCACAAAATCGATGAAAAGCTTGTTAATTCTCAGCGAGCTCGTCGTGTGATGGATAGAATAATCGGTTACCAAATTAGTCCGTTACTTTGGAATCACATGCACTTGATCGAGCATTCTTCAGAATCAGCGTTATCTGCCGGTCGCGTTCAGTCAGTTGCATTGAGAATAATTTGTGAGCGTGAAGTAGAGATTAATTCATTTATCCCTATTGAACACTGGTCAATTATAGGTACTTTTGAAACTGAGAAGAATGAAAAATTTTCAGCTAAGCTTTTAAATTATAAAGGGAAGAGTTACAAGCTCCCAGAATCTGCAACTGTCGATGAAAAGTATTTAAATGAATTTTATAAAAACTATTTCTTCATCAAGAACGAATCCGAAGCTCAAAATATTCTCGAAGATTGTAAAAACCAAAATTATAAAATCACTCGCCTTGATAAAAAAATTGTAAATCGAAATCCCGCCGCTCCGTTCATAACGAGTACACTACAACAGGAAGCGTCCCGAAAGCTATACTTGCGGCCGCGGCAAACAATGATGCATGCTCAAAAACTTTATGAAGGAATTGAACTTGGAAAAGATGGATTAGTTGGTTTGATAACCTACATGAGAACAGATTCAACAAGATTGAATGAAGAATCTGTTCAGTCTGCAAGAGATTTTATCGGCATAAATTATGGAAAGGAATATTTACCCGATAAGCCAAAAGTCTATTCAAGTAAGAAATCAAATGTGCAAGATGCTCATGAAGCAATTCGTCCGACAAATTTGAAGTATACTCCAGAATACGTCAAATCGTTTTTATCGAAAGAACAACTCAAATTGTATGAATTAATTTGGAACAGATTTTTGGCATGTCAAATGAATCCAGCCAAATTTGAACAGACTTCTTTGGATATTACTGGAGGAGAGTTTTTGTTCCGTGCCAGTGGATCGACTTTACTTTTCAGAGGATTCCTCGCTGTGTATGATGAAAATGGTGAACAGAATCAAGAGGAAGAAGATATAGATGAAAAAACCAATCGAATTCCATCAGGTTTATTCGAGAATCAAAACTTAACACTTAATGAGATAAACAAAAACCAACACTTCACTAAGCCACCACCGCGATTTTCAGAAAGTACTTTGGTTAAAGAGTTAGATAATCTTGGAATCGGTCGGCCAAGCACTTACGCATCAATCATTAGCACTCTGTATGACAGATCGTATGTAGAGCAGCAAGAAAGGAAATTACTGCCAACAGATTTGGGTGTAAAAGTCAATCGATTATTAGTTGAACATTTTGAACATATCTTTAACGTTAAGTTCACTGCACTCATGGAAAAAGAACTTGATGATATTGCAGAAGGTACGAATAAGTACGAAAATGTTTTGAGTGATTTTTATATCCCATTTAAAGAAGATTTGCAAGAAGCAGAAAAAAAGATTGAGAAGCCGAAATGTGAGCAATGCGGATCCGATATGATGATCCGTATGGGAAGATTTGGAAGATTCTTGGCATGTACAAATTATCCTGAATGCAAGAATCTAAAGTCGTTGCGAGAAATGAGTCCTACCCAGCCAGAAGTATTAGAATATAAATGCCCCAAATGTAATTCTGATCTAGTGATTCGAAACTCAAAATTTGGAAGATTTATTGGCTGTACGAAGTATCCGGATTGCGATTACACAAAGTCGATCACCTTAGAAATAAAATGCCCACGCTGCAGTGAGGGAGAAATCGTTCAACGCATGACAAAAAGAAAGCGTGTTTTTTACGGTTGTTCAAATTATCCTAACTGCGATTATGCAAGTTGGGATAGACCAACGAACCAAATTTGTCCAAACTGCAAGAAAGATCTGCTTGTAACAAAATTCAAATCTGGTAAGGAAAATATTCTTTGCAATTCTTGTAAATTTACTCTGAACGAGGAGAACGAATAA
- a CDS encoding tyrosine recombinase XerC: MSGYSHHTISAYKKDIEIFLDFLKESSIEKLELIGEKTIRRFLLHLGTYNYSRTTISRKLSSLRSFFDFLLQNDLIAINPVSNISNPKFSRKLPKFIEQKELVNVLNYLKKDKENLPAWAIIELLYGCGLRVSEICSLKVEDIDLENSTIKIFGKGKKHRIIPVGTYAKEAINLMVEKNKSNSKFLFHTEKGEPLYPKLIYRIVKNFLSDITEDGKIYPHALRHSFATHMLNRGADLKSIKELLGHENLSTTQIYTHVSVEHLKQTYKKSHPKS, encoded by the coding sequence ATGAGTGGTTATTCTCATCATACAATAAGTGCTTATAAAAAAGATATAGAAATATTTCTGGATTTTCTGAAAGAATCCTCAATTGAAAAATTAGAGTTAATTGGAGAAAAAACCATCCGAAGATTTTTATTGCATTTAGGAACTTATAACTATTCGAGAACCACTATTTCTAGAAAATTGAGTTCGCTTAGAAGCTTTTTCGATTTTCTTCTTCAGAATGATTTAATAGCAATAAATCCAGTCTCAAATATTTCGAATCCTAAGTTCTCTCGAAAATTACCAAAATTTATTGAGCAGAAAGAATTAGTGAACGTGCTGAACTATTTGAAAAAGGATAAGGAGAATCTGCCAGCATGGGCAATTATTGAATTGCTTTATGGCTGCGGATTACGAGTATCAGAAATTTGCTCTCTTAAAGTTGAAGATATCGATCTAGAAAATTCTACAATCAAAATATTCGGCAAAGGAAAAAAACATAGAATTATACCTGTTGGAACGTATGCTAAAGAAGCCATCAATCTTATGGTTGAAAAGAATAAATCAAATTCAAAATTTCTGTTTCACACAGAGAAAGGAGAACCATTATATCCAAAATTAATTTACAGGATTGTTAAAAATTTTCTATCTGATATTACCGAGGATGGAAAGATTTATCCGCACGCACTCAGACACTCTTTTGCAACTCATATGTTGAATCGAGGTGCCGATCTTAAATCAATAAAAGAACTTCTCGGACATGAAAATTTATCAACTACCCAAATCTATACGCATGTTAGCGTAGAGCATTTAAAACAAACTTATAAAAAGTCACATCCAAAATCTTAA
- the raiA gene encoding ribosome-associated translation inhibitor RaiA has protein sequence MNVQVTARRFKAHDSLREYAQNEVSKLERYFDNIIGADVILSFEKPRDSVKTAEISLSVYSKKIIAKESSDDFIKSIDLAVAKLERQLNRYKSKKRDKKRSSSKVLV, from the coding sequence ATGAACGTTCAAGTAACAGCAAGACGATTTAAAGCCCACGACTCATTAAGAGAGTACGCTCAAAACGAAGTTTCCAAATTAGAAAGATATTTTGATAATATAATTGGTGCTGATGTGATACTTAGTTTTGAAAAACCTCGTGACAGTGTGAAAACAGCAGAGATCAGCTTGAGTGTCTATAGCAAAAAAATTATTGCAAAGGAATCATCCGATGATTTCATTAAATCAATTGACTTGGCAGTAGCGAAACTTGAACGTCAACTCAACCGGTACAAGTCCAAAAAGCGTGATAAAAAACGTAGCTCTTCGAAAGTGCTTGTATGA
- a CDS encoding HPr kinase/phosphorylase, with translation MNFLEKSKEIRNEYIEVGYFFEQCQRLFGLQLVSENKGFGRKITDRSIHRPGLALAGFIELFTFNRVQLFGNTEVRYLNSLTKAKKIKAITKFFSFEIPCVIFTNDTEPDTDFKKIARQKKVSIYKTGHSTTKAVYHLSDFLDDQFATQITIHGALVDVYGVGLLFVGRSGIGKSEVTLDLVERGHRLVADDVILATRKGEGILMGSGTSLMKHFMEIRGLGLLNVEKIFGIRSIRFQKRIEVIVVLEEWDSEIEYTRTGLDSSTTSILDVEVQTVRLPIFPGKNITVISEVIALNYLLKHYGYDPAQDMAGRIKQNIENKRKSKEKRSVIYFEHDFE, from the coding sequence ATGAACTTTCTAGAAAAATCTAAAGAAATAAGAAATGAGTATATTGAAGTCGGTTATTTCTTCGAGCAATGCCAAAGGTTATTTGGACTTCAACTGGTTTCCGAAAATAAAGGTTTTGGTCGAAAAATAACCGACAGGAGTATTCACAGGCCTGGACTCGCATTAGCAGGTTTTATTGAGCTGTTTACTTTTAATAGAGTTCAATTATTTGGAAACACGGAAGTACGTTATCTAAATAGTCTCACGAAAGCGAAAAAGATAAAGGCGATCACAAAATTTTTCAGCTTCGAGATTCCATGTGTTATTTTTACAAACGATACAGAACCCGATACCGATTTTAAAAAAATAGCCCGACAGAAAAAAGTGAGCATTTATAAAACGGGACATTCAACTACAAAAGCAGTTTACCACTTAAGCGACTTCCTAGACGATCAATTTGCAACTCAAATAACAATTCATGGAGCTCTTGTCGATGTTTATGGAGTTGGATTATTGTTTGTCGGGCGTTCCGGGATTGGAAAAAGTGAAGTGACTCTCGATCTAGTTGAACGCGGTCATCGATTAGTTGCCGATGATGTAATTCTCGCCACGCGAAAAGGAGAAGGGATCCTAATGGGCTCCGGAACATCCTTAATGAAACATTTTATGGAGATTCGCGGACTCGGATTACTGAATGTTGAAAAAATATTTGGTATTAGGTCAATTCGCTTTCAAAAAAGAATCGAAGTTATTGTTGTGCTTGAAGAATGGGATAGTGAAATTGAGTACACAAGAACGGGTTTAGATTCCTCTACAACAAGTATTTTAGATGTGGAAGTCCAGACTGTCAGACTTCCCATATTTCCTGGGAAAAATATTACCGTTATATCTGAAGTCATTGCACTGAACTATCTCCTTAAACATTACGGCTATGATCCAGCTCAAGATATGGCAGGAAGGATAAAACAAAACATTGAAAATAAACGAAAATCGAAGGAAAAAAGGTCTGTAATATATTTTGAACATGATTTTGAATAA
- a CDS encoding M23 family metallopeptidase, translating to MRIYFFSKKHNKLKQLNSKKLIMLLLFPLIVFLTMSATILHQLFFSSTSLLQKENRKLKESLANLSERFSGIQNSLNQLYHQEKKLRIASNVNITDDAEFGIGGADESIISLSKDGDISAIDQLAEIISGQINYQLENFNKLTDKISENESLVAHIPAIVPMYGVFSEHSFGMRVHPIIRRWKMHEGIDILGNHGDPIFATGSGKVTHVGWSGGYGLTIEIDHGFGYKTLYGHLSRAHVKEGQQIKRYQVIGSCGSTGLSTGPHVHYEVSFNGEKQDPVNYILN from the coding sequence ATGAGAATCTATTTCTTTTCCAAAAAGCATAACAAACTAAAGCAGCTCAACTCTAAAAAGTTGATCATGTTGCTTTTGTTTCCTCTCATTGTTTTCTTAACGATGAGTGCGACGATTTTGCATCAGTTATTCTTCTCCAGCACTAGCTTGCTTCAGAAGGAAAATCGTAAACTTAAAGAAAGTTTAGCCAATCTTTCAGAACGATTTTCAGGTATTCAAAATTCATTGAATCAACTCTATCATCAGGAAAAGAAACTTAGAATTGCTTCAAACGTGAATATTACAGATGATGCAGAATTTGGAATTGGTGGTGCCGATGAAAGTATAATCTCCTTAAGTAAGGATGGGGATATCTCGGCTATAGATCAACTAGCTGAAATTATTTCCGGGCAAATTAACTACCAGCTTGAAAATTTCAATAAACTCACTGATAAAATTTCTGAAAATGAATCTTTAGTTGCACATATACCGGCCATTGTTCCGATGTATGGAGTTTTCAGCGAGCACAGTTTTGGTATGAGAGTTCATCCTATCATAAGAAGATGGAAAATGCACGAAGGAATTGATATCCTTGGTAACCATGGAGATCCGATCTTTGCTACTGGCTCAGGTAAGGTTACTCATGTTGGTTGGAGCGGGGGTTATGGTTTAACTATTGAAATTGATCACGGATTTGGATACAAAACACTTTATGGACATTTATCCCGAGCACATGTCAAAGAAGGACAGCAAATTAAGCGATATCAAGTGATCGGGAGCTGTGGTAGTACTGGTTTATCAACTGGACCACATGTTCATTATGAAGTCTCATTTAATGGCGAAAAGCAGGACCCAGTTAATTATATACTCAATTAA
- a CDS encoding DUF2795 domain-containing protein, with product MIWTIELASYLEDAPWPATKVELIDYANRTGAPIEVVENLMELEDAEEIFESMEDIWPDYPTENDFFYSDEDEY from the coding sequence ATGATATGGACAATCGAATTAGCATCATATCTTGAAGATGCACCATGGCCAGCAACAAAGGTTGAATTGATAGACTATGCTAATAGAACAGGTGCACCGATTGAAGTTGTCGAAAATTTAATGGAGCTTGAAGATGCTGAAGAAATATTCGAAAGCATGGAAGACATTTGGCCGGATTATCCTACCGAGAATGACTTTTTCTATTCTGATGAGGACGAATATTGA
- a CDS encoding thiolase family protein yields the protein MSEVFICEALRTPIGSFLGELSAFSAPALASEVIKAILEKSSIPKEKIDEVILGNVLGTGIGQAPARQAALFAGLPTSVECMTINKVCGSGLKSVMLAHQAIKSGDAGVVIAGGMESMSNAPFIVHGIRNGVKFGNQTLFDSMISDGLTDPYNKIHMGSCAEKVAKEKNITRQIQDDYAVESYKRAIAAQEKNLFEAEIVPIEIKDKSGSKFVKVDEEPKKVKFEKIPQLKSVFEKDGTITAANASKLNDGASALLIASHEKCKELSLKPKVKIISQASAAIEPINFSLAPINSIKKALSKANLTITDIDLFEINEAFALVTIAAMNELKIDSSKVNVNGGAIALGHPIGASGARILTTLIHEMKKRNSKYGLASLCIGGGEASTLIIENIQ from the coding sequence ATGTCTGAGGTTTTTATTTGTGAAGCACTGCGAACTCCAATAGGAAGTTTTCTTGGTGAACTATCTGCATTTTCTGCACCTGCATTAGCTTCCGAAGTTATTAAAGCGATACTTGAAAAAAGTTCTATCCCAAAAGAAAAAATTGATGAAGTAATTCTTGGAAATGTCCTTGGGACAGGAATCGGTCAAGCTCCGGCAAGACAAGCTGCGTTATTTGCAGGATTGCCAACATCAGTGGAATGTATGACGATCAATAAGGTCTGCGGTTCAGGTCTTAAATCGGTAATGTTGGCACATCAGGCTATAAAGTCTGGTGATGCTGGAGTAGTCATTGCTGGCGGCATGGAAAGTATGTCAAACGCACCATTTATAGTACATGGAATTAGAAACGGAGTAAAATTTGGGAATCAGACTTTATTTGATTCAATGATCTCAGATGGATTAACAGATCCATATAATAAAATTCATATGGGAAGCTGTGCAGAAAAGGTCGCTAAGGAGAAAAATATCACAAGGCAGATACAGGATGATTATGCCGTTGAAAGTTACAAAAGAGCCATTGCTGCTCAAGAAAAAAATCTATTTGAAGCTGAAATAGTTCCAATTGAAATTAAGGACAAATCGGGCAGCAAATTTGTGAAAGTTGATGAAGAGCCCAAAAAAGTTAAATTCGAAAAAATTCCGCAACTGAAATCAGTTTTTGAAAAAGATGGAACAATAACTGCAGCGAATGCCTCAAAACTAAATGACGGTGCATCAGCTTTGTTAATCGCCAGTCATGAAAAGTGCAAAGAACTAAGCCTAAAACCAAAAGTGAAAATTATCTCTCAAGCATCTGCAGCAATTGAGCCAATTAATTTTTCATTAGCTCCAATCAACTCCATCAAAAAAGCTCTTTCAAAGGCAAATCTCACAATTACTGACATAGATCTTTTCGAAATTAACGAAGCATTCGCTCTGGTAACAATTGCAGCCATGAACGAATTGAAAATTGATTCTTCAAAAGTCAATGTCAACGGAGGTGCGATTGCACTCGGACACCCGATTGGAGCATCTGGAGCAAGAATATTAACTACATTGATTCATGAGATGAAAAAAAGAAATTCAAAATACGGGCTAGCTTCACTTTGTATTGGCGGTGGAGAAGCATCAACATTAATAATTGAAAACATTCAATAG
- a CDS encoding 3-hydroxybutyryl-CoA dehydrogenase: MKNIAVIGSGTMGNGIAHVFAQNDYKVDLIDLSKELLDKALSTITSNLDRMIKKETISESDKTNTLKNINLVEGIEKASNLYDLVVEAVTEEESIKKKVLQAIDAKIGEHCILASNTSSIPITLLAASTKHPENFIGMHFMNPVPMMKLVEIIRGYSTSSETFSKINELTIKIGKTPAEVNDYPGFVSNRVLMPMINEAIYCVYEGVANAENIDLVMKLGMNHPMGPLNLADFIGLDVCLSIMDVLYEGFRDPKYRACPLLRKMVAAGKLGRKSGEGFYNYKKQ; the protein is encoded by the coding sequence ATAAAAAATATAGCTGTTATTGGTTCTGGAACAATGGGCAATGGAATTGCTCACGTATTCGCTCAAAATGATTATAAAGTAGATTTAATAGATCTATCTAAAGAACTATTAGATAAAGCCTTATCTACTATTACCTCAAATCTGGATAGAATGATAAAAAAAGAAACTATCTCTGAGAGTGACAAAACAAACACCTTAAAAAATATAAATTTGGTAGAAGGAATTGAAAAAGCTTCTAATTTGTATGACCTTGTCGTGGAAGCAGTCACCGAGGAAGAATCTATAAAGAAAAAAGTACTTCAGGCAATTGATGCTAAAATTGGAGAACATTGTATTTTAGCATCGAATACTTCATCTATTCCCATCACGTTATTAGCAGCATCTACAAAGCACCCGGAAAATTTTATTGGAATGCATTTTATGAATCCAGTTCCGATGATGAAACTTGTAGAAATTATTCGTGGTTATTCTACGTCATCTGAAACTTTTAGCAAGATAAATGAACTAACAATCAAAATTGGAAAGACTCCTGCAGAAGTTAATGACTATCCGGGATTTGTGTCTAATAGAGTCCTTATGCCCATGATCAATGAAGCTATATATTGCGTTTACGAAGGTGTCGCAAATGCAGAGAATATAGATCTAGTGATGAAACTCGGAATGAATCATCCAATGGGACCATTAAATTTAGCTGATTTTATCGGACTTGATGTTTGTTTATCAATAATGGATGTATTATATGAAGGATTCCGCGATCCTAAATATCGAGCTTGTCCATTATTACGAAAAATGGTAGCTGCCGGAAAGCTTGGAAGAAAATCTGGAGAAGGATTTTATAATTATAAGAAGCAATAG
- a CDS encoding YegS/Rv2252/BmrU family lipid kinase, which produces MNKKYLFIVNPIAGKGKTGKLIDTLRMLINNNKLDYKILKTVSRGHIDSIIEENKQIFDRFIIVGGDGTAHDLINSKSITDVICGIIPTGSGNDYAMTLKMKKSLEENLEVILKDNVSHLDIGFAEIENQDGRKLIAKFANSIGIGFDAAVAAGAQSITFISGLPLYLLSVFKNVISYQMTHFTVDADDFKYSDIAFMLAVGIGKTAGGGFRLTPDAEADDGLLDFCLIKKVNKLEAVINLLPRAIIGKHINSFRVIYRKSSKLSVSIKSPLYVHADGEILTNNLKELKISILQKKLRIISNWS; this is translated from the coding sequence GTGAATAAAAAGTATCTTTTTATTGTAAATCCGATAGCAGGCAAGGGTAAAACCGGGAAATTAATCGACACTCTCCGAATGTTGATAAATAATAATAAACTTGATTACAAAATTTTAAAAACTGTGTCACGCGGACACATCGATTCCATCATAGAAGAAAATAAGCAAATCTTTGATCGTTTTATAATTGTTGGAGGTGACGGTACGGCTCATGATTTAATTAACTCAAAATCGATCACCGACGTAATTTGCGGAATAATTCCAACAGGATCTGGAAATGATTATGCAATGACATTAAAGATGAAAAAAAGTCTGGAGGAAAACTTAGAAGTTATACTAAAGGATAATGTATCTCATCTGGACATTGGTTTTGCTGAGATTGAAAACCAAGATGGAAGAAAACTAATTGCAAAATTTGCAAACAGCATAGGAATCGGATTTGATGCCGCAGTAGCTGCGGGAGCACAATCAATCACATTTATATCTGGTTTACCATTGTACCTTCTGTCAGTGTTTAAGAATGTAATTAGTTATCAAATGACACATTTTACTGTAGATGCTGATGATTTCAAATACTCAGATATCGCCTTTATGCTTGCTGTAGGGATCGGTAAAACAGCAGGTGGGGGCTTTCGCCTAACTCCAGATGCTGAAGCTGATGATGGCTTGTTGGACTTCTGCCTGATAAAAAAAGTAAATAAACTTGAAGCAGTTATTAATTTATTGCCTCGTGCAATTATTGGAAAACACATTAATAGTTTTAGGGTAATTTATAGGAAATCCAGTAAGTTATCTGTCTCGATTAAAAGCCCATTGTATGTTCATGCTGATGGCGAAATTCTAACTAATAATCTTAAAGAGTTGAAGATTTCAATACTTCAGAAAAAACTTAGAATAATTTCTAACTGGAGTTGA